Part of the Streptomyces europaeiscabiei genome is shown below.
GTGTCAGGACAGACATGAGGGCAAAACCCGTCCCTGCCCTGCAAGTTACCCTCGTCAGGGTGAATTTCAGCATGTTCGATTGACATATGTCTTCGATTTCTCCGGCAATCCGTCCGGAGTTTTGCGCAGAGCCCTCTACGACAGGGCGTGCCACGCCTTCGACAGCGACTGCCGGAACTGGTCGGCCTGGTGCGCCGTGAGGTCGCTGATCATGCGTTCTTCCAGGTCACGCATGGGTTCGGCGTAGCGGTCGAGTAGCTCACGCCCGTCGTCCGTCAGCAGGATCAGCAGCTCCCGCCGGTTGCGCGGATTGCGCTCCCGGCGCACGAGTCCCCGGTTCTCGAGACTGCGTACGAGATCCGCGATGGACTGGGCGGTGACGAACGAGTCGCGGGCGAGCTGGGCGGCCGAGAGTCCGTCGTGCCGCTCCAGGACGGTGAGCGACGTGTACTGCAGGGCTGTGATCCCGGCCGGCTTCACCAGTTCGTCCAGGCGCGAGCGGACAACGAGCTCGACCTGCTTGACCATGTAGAGGAGGGAAGGGGGTGCCTTGGTGCCGACCATGGGGTCAGCGTAAGGCATTGACAGGAAACCTGTGTGTAATGAAACTGCGAACCAGCAGGAATCCTGTTGGTTGAAGACTTGGCGATCAGGCTGAATCAAGGCTTAGGAGTGGGCAATGACGACCACCTTCGAGAGCGAGCCCGGGCGGCTGTTCATCGGTGGACAGTGGCTCGAGGCGACTGACGGGGCACGCGCCGACGTGATCGACCCGTCCACGGGCCAGGTGGTCACGACGGTCGCGGAAGCGGGTGCCGCCGACGTCGACGCCGCCGTGCGCGCCGCACGCGAGGCGTTCGACAGCGGCACGTGGTCCGGGCTGAGCGGCCGCGAGCGCGGCCGGATCCTGAACCGCGTCGCTCAGCTGATCCGGGAGAACGCCGACGACATCGCGGCCATCGAGAGCCGTGACGTCGGCAAGCCCATCACCCTGGCCCACGCGGTCGACGTGACGAACGCGGCCAACGACTACGAGTACTACGCCTCCCTCGCCTGGTCCCTGGACGGCTCCGCCCGCGACGTCCCGAACAACCGCCTCGCCTACACCAAGCGCGGCCCGATCGGTGTGGTCGGCGCGATCACCCCGTTCAACTTCCCGCTGATCCTGGCCGGCTCCAAGATCGCCCCCGCGCTCGCGGCCGGCAACACGGTCGTGCACAAGCCGGCCGAGGAGACCCCGCTCAGCGCCCTCTACATGGCGGGGCTCCTGAAGGAGGCCGGTGTCCCGGACGGCGTCTACAACGTGGTCACCGGCACGGGCCCGGTCGCGGGCGAGGCGCTGCTGCGCAACCCCGGCGTCGACAAGATCGCCTTCACCGGTTCCACCGCGACCGGCCGGCACGCGGCGAGCGTCGCCGGCGAGGGACTGAAGCAGGTCACGATGGAGCTGGGCGGCAACGCGGCGCACCTCGTCTTCGAGGACGCCGACATAGAGAAGGCCATCGGCGCCATCATCAAGGGCTTCGTCTTCAACACCGGCCAGTTCTGCATGGGCGGCCCCCGCCTGCTGGTCGCCCGTTCGGTCCACGACACCGTGGTCGGCATCCTCGCCGACGCCGTGCCCGGCGTGCCGATCGGCGACCCCCGGCAGCCCGAGACCGTCATCGGCCCGATGGCGGGCGAGCGCCACCTGAAGAAGGTCGAGGAGTACGTCGAGCTGGCCCGCAAGGAGGGCGGCCGCATCGTCTGCGGCGGCGAGCGCCTCGACCTGGACGGCGGCTACTACTACAAGCCCACCGTCATCGCCGACCTCACCAACGACTCCCGGGTCGTCCAGGAGGAGGTCTTCGGGCCGGTCCTCACCGTGCAGCCCTTCGACTCCGAGGACGAGGCCGTCGAACTGGCCAACTCCACGCCGTACGGGCTGGCCTCCGGCATCCAGACCACCGACCTCACCCGCGCCCACCGCGTCGCCGACCGCCTCCAGGCGGGCATCGTCTGGGTCAACGACTGGCCGATGCTCGACCCCGCCGTGCCCTTCGGCGGGGTGAAGGCCTCCGGCTTCGGGCGCGAGTACGGCCCAGAAGCGCTGGAGTCCTACACCAAGGTCAAGTCCGTCGTCGTCTCGCTCGACTGAGCGCCTCCCCGGGATCACTCGTGAGCCGCCCGCTGCGGCGGCTCACGGACAGACAAGGAGTCATGAGAATGTCCACCACCACACGCGCCGCCGTGGTCGAGTCCGGGGGCGCTCCCTTCACCCTCTCCGAGGTCGTCCTCGACCAGCCGGGGCAGGGCGAGGCCCTGGTCCGCATGGTCGCCGCCGGCCTGTGCCACACCGACCTCGGTGTCGCCAGCGGCGGGCTGCCCTTCCCCCTCCCCGGGGTCCTCGGCCACGAGGGCGCCGGTGTCGTCGAGGCCGTCGGCCCGGGTGTCACCTCCGTCGTGCCCGGCGATCACGTCGTCCTGTCCTTCACCTCCTGCGGCGCCTGTCACAACTGCCGTGACGGACACCCGGCGTACTGCGCCACCTGGCTCCCGCTGAACCTGCTCGGCGGCCGCCGAGCCGACGGCACCAGCACCATCAGCCGCGACGGCGAGGACCTGGGCGGCCACTTCTTCGGCCAGTCCTCCTTCGCCGAGCGCGCCCTGGTCGACGAGCGCAGCCTCGTCAAGGTCGACCCGGACGTACCGCTGGACTCCATCGCCCCGCTCGGCTGCGGCGTCCAGACCGGCGTCGGCGCCGTGTGGAACGTGCTGGAGCCCCGCGCGGGCAGCACCCTCGTCGTCCTCGGCGCCGGAGCCGTCGGCCTCTCCGCCGTGATGGCGGCGGCCCTTACCCCCGCGACCACGGTCATCGCCGTGGACAAGGTCGGCGAGCGCCTGGAGCTGGCCAAGGAGCTGGGTGCCACGCACACGGTGAACGCGAGCGAGGCCGCCGACATCACCGAGGCGATCATGGAGATCACCGGCGGCCGGGGAGCCGACGGCGTCGTCGAGACCACCGGCAGCGTCTTCGTGCTCCGCAAGGGCGTCGACTCCCTCGCCGCGCGCGGCACGCTTGTCATCGTGGGCGCCCCACCGTTCGGCACCGAGGTCTCCCTCGACGTCAACGGCATGCTCGGCGGCAAGCGTGTCGTCGGCCTCACCCTCGGCGACAACGAGATCCAGACTGCCATCCCGGTCCTCGTCCAGCTGGTCAAGGAGGGCAAGCTCCCGCTCGACCGGCTGATCAGCCGCTACAAGTTCGAGGACATCGGCCAGGCGGTCGCCGACATGAGCGGCGGCAAGGCCGTCAAGCCCGTGCTGACGTTCTGACGGGTTCCGACGTCCCGAGGAGCCATCTCCCGCCGGGGCACGTACTCCCCGCGTGACCCCGGCCCTGGGGGTGACCCGTACACCGGGTCACCCCCAGGGCGGTCGCACGTCCAGGGCCCCTTCGGTGGGGCTCACCGGCTGCGGTGCAGCGCCACCAGCAGCTGCCACGCCTGGTCGGCGATCTCCTGAGGCGTGCCGTCGAGGAGGCCGTGCAGCCAGTCGGCGAGCACCCCGGCGAAGGT
Proteins encoded:
- a CDS encoding MarR family winged helix-turn-helix transcriptional regulator, producing MVGTKAPPSLLYMVKQVELVVRSRLDELVKPAGITALQYTSLTVLERHDGLSAAQLARDSFVTAQSIADLVRSLENRGLVRRERNPRNRRELLILLTDDGRELLDRYAEPMRDLEERMISDLTAHQADQFRQSLSKAWHALS
- a CDS encoding aldehyde dehydrogenase family protein, producing the protein MTTTFESEPGRLFIGGQWLEATDGARADVIDPSTGQVVTTVAEAGAADVDAAVRAAREAFDSGTWSGLSGRERGRILNRVAQLIRENADDIAAIESRDVGKPITLAHAVDVTNAANDYEYYASLAWSLDGSARDVPNNRLAYTKRGPIGVVGAITPFNFPLILAGSKIAPALAAGNTVVHKPAEETPLSALYMAGLLKEAGVPDGVYNVVTGTGPVAGEALLRNPGVDKIAFTGSTATGRHAASVAGEGLKQVTMELGGNAAHLVFEDADIEKAIGAIIKGFVFNTGQFCMGGPRLLVARSVHDTVVGILADAVPGVPIGDPRQPETVIGPMAGERHLKKVEEYVELARKEGGRIVCGGERLDLDGGYYYKPTVIADLTNDSRVVQEEVFGPVLTVQPFDSEDEAVELANSTPYGLASGIQTTDLTRAHRVADRLQAGIVWVNDWPMLDPAVPFGGVKASGFGREYGPEALESYTKVKSVVVSLD
- a CDS encoding NAD(P)-dependent alcohol dehydrogenase, with the protein product MSTTTRAAVVESGGAPFTLSEVVLDQPGQGEALVRMVAAGLCHTDLGVASGGLPFPLPGVLGHEGAGVVEAVGPGVTSVVPGDHVVLSFTSCGACHNCRDGHPAYCATWLPLNLLGGRRADGTSTISRDGEDLGGHFFGQSSFAERALVDERSLVKVDPDVPLDSIAPLGCGVQTGVGAVWNVLEPRAGSTLVVLGAGAVGLSAVMAAALTPATTVIAVDKVGERLELAKELGATHTVNASEAADITEAIMEITGGRGADGVVETTGSVFVLRKGVDSLAARGTLVIVGAPPFGTEVSLDVNGMLGGKRVVGLTLGDNEIQTAIPVLVQLVKEGKLPLDRLISRYKFEDIGQAVADMSGGKAVKPVLTF